The Branchiostoma floridae strain S238N-H82 chromosome 18, Bfl_VNyyK, whole genome shotgun sequence DNA window GCATGAATAGAATGAGTCTTTGTCAGGGCACTTTATTTCTAATAGGCCATGAGGGGTTTCAGAATTTGGGTCATACACTTTCCTATCAGGTGATGCTCCCAGGTGTGGGGCAGATGGGTTGATCACAAACCCAGACAGGTAGACATTGTTGCCAGTGACTTCAGAATACAATTTGGCAGCTTCTGGCTCATGCTCAATGCCAAATTTCATGGCAGATGTCTGTATGCCCTTACTAGTCAGTAATCTTAGTGCAAGGCTGTCATGATCCCCTTGTCTAGAACACACCTGTTTAAATACTGAAGAAGTTATCCTGTTTTTCCTCACATCATGCCACAGTTTGCTGTGACTCTGTTCCCTGGTGTTGACCTCTACTTCCAGAGCTTGTTCCTCTGTAACATGCAAACCTAGGAACATTTCTTGCTCTGCCTGTCTTAGCACATATGAGAATGTGGACTCTAATGGGGGTAGTGCAAATGTGGGAAATGTGGGGTGACTTGGATGTTTAATAATGTCACCATCCTTTAGTTCCAGCCTCTGCTGGTAGGATATGGGAGAGCCAAGGGGTACAGGACCAAACTTAGTGCTCACAGTTGGCGTGTTTTGGGACTGCGGTAGAACCTTTGTGATTTGTGCATTGGATTTGATTGATTGTAACTGCTCCAGAAGGGATGCTGTGAAAGGTGCCCAAGGTATAGGTGTTGGTACTGGGCAGTATACCTTGGGCACGAGACCCTCAGACACCCGTCTCCTCTTGGTGGGCTGCTGCACAGGCTTTACTTTACTGATGTTTAGCGAATCAACTGGTTTGGGTGTCAGCCCCTCAGTCCTGGATGGTACATGCCAGGTCTGTGGTAGGGAGGTTTTACTATGCACTGCCGGCACAGACTGCAGCCCCAGCTTTTGGAAATGGCACACCATGTACAACAGGCCTATGATGTGGTTGCAGTGGCCATTTCCGGCCTTGCATTCGCATtgggatgaatgaatgatctCTGCATCTGTCAGACTTACCTGTGAATAAAAACATCAATTAAGTAATATTAGATACCAGCCTACATTTTATTCACAAATTACACCAATCTGTTCTAACAGTGTCTGAGTTAACTACATAATCTACTGTAaattacaacacaacataaGGATATATTACAGGCTTACAGATTGTTCACAAACAAATCACAATAGCCTTTTCTAACAAAGTGTAAGAAACATTTCCAGTCACACACATTTCTAAAAAAGTCTATAATCAAATTTTTATTGTCTACTAATTTGTCAAAACAAACTTGTCTACTATTGATTCATTGAAGTAACAGTGATCTTTACCTGTTAAAACACTTTTAAGAGGCATACCGTACCTGAAAAAACTCAAACATGGAAATGTGTGGTAAATGACAACAAGAAAATTGTgtgaacaataaaaacaaaaccattGGCTTGACTTTCCCAACAAGCCAAAATTCAACCAACAACCCAACTttttgggagtgatcaaaccaTCAGCTTGTAGGGTGGGTTATTCTTTCTCATAGAGGGGTACGCCTTTGCTCGGATTTTGCACCCGTCATCCCCTTCTTGCTGAACTTGAACTATCATTCAAAAATGTCAATGAGTTATATTTTTGCAACTACCttaaaaatttacatgtaatttctacagataaaagtttgtttaaatGTCAGCATAGATACTGGTACAAAATAGACATAGTGCATAGATAAAAAGGAATCTTTAATAATCATCATGGCATTAGTATAATGTAGTATAAACAATGTGTATTTCATAATAttacaataatttgaataagggtattcattcaatcaatattattacatgtattgaataGAACTGCTGATAATCagttagatatacatgtatttagatagTGATTACTGAACATATCAATGGGTGTCTGTCACCAATATGACTATGGACGGTGATGTAATATTATAACTGGAGAAGACGAGCGTAAGGCGGAGCTACTAGAACTAGTATCGGCACCCCGTCGGCCCCCAAGCACTTCCAGCGCCGCAGCGCCCAGCAGCGAAAACTTGGCCACGCCCCCAGCCGCCTTATGTTACCGCCACGGTAACAAGAAGCGTCACGTCACCATTACGGTAACCAAAGCCGGCAGGGGGTGTGGCAAGTTATGTCAGCCTTGTGTAATGCTGTTTGGGTGCCGACAGGGGGCGCTGATCCAGTACACCAGTAGTAGTAATGTATGCCGCGCGCGCTAGTCTTCGGGCAAAGTAATGATACAAAACAGACAGCATAAAACCACGTACCTTCAACGTCGTGCACATAGCCTTCAATAAAATTTGAATACCCCTTCTTCTGTTGTGACAGTGGAATTTTCGCCGACTTTTTTGCCCATGCGTCGACGCTATCAAACGTCAAGGGCGGTATATTGCCAAGGTACTTGGTCCACTGTGTTACGGAACACGAggacgccattttgtttttcttgcgtTCCAAGCCTCGTTTTCGTGTAAACATGGCCGCGGCGTGAATAGCGTGTATTGCATTTATTATACAATCAATGAGAAGGCCTGATATGGAACAGAGAAGCAACCTTCAGAGGTACTAAGGCTGATATGAAAGAAATATGAGACTTTGTGAGCCTGTGAGACAGAAAGTACAATCCAACCTTTCAAGTCACAAAATCAGAGAAACAGAGATACAGTAGTATCGGCAGACTGATTTTATACACCATATGACGATTGGTCGTGGAAGTTTCTCAAATGGAGACAAAGAAATGCAGAAACCTGCACAGAGGCTGACCAAAAATAAGTTGTAGAAGTTCTGTATTAAAGAcaggaataaataaaaaaaaatcaaacagggAATTAGGCAGATGTGAGGTCTACAATCATGTATATTGATATCATGCACCACATGATGATTGGCCATGGATTAGTCTCTCAAATGGACACAGAGAAATGCAGAAACATGCAGAGGCTGGCCAAAATAAGTAAGAGATGATCTGTAGGACTGAGGGATAAATAAAACTTGACTTCACAAATGCAAGTTCTAGACATGCAGCACAGCCACAAGGAATGGTGCAACAAGGAAAATGAGGGGAAGAATCCATGGGGGACATATCAAAATCAATATCTATACTGAGCAAAGACATTTAAGATGTCAACTTTACATTGTAACTAGAAGAAGAGAGCACAAAGAACATTCCTTACAGTACTTTACAATATTGAGGAGAGGCAGAGCACTTATGAGACTGGTAAAGCAACATAGTTACAGAAGTGGCAGTGAAAAAATGTCTATGAGTGAGATGCAGTCAATATATGGTCCCCAACTtaataaatatattttttataaaGAATATTGCTACCAACGAAACTGACCCCTTCATCAGTCAGAAGAAGAACAAACTGCAGAGATAGAGGTGAAACACCTCGGATGATAGTTTAAGAAACCCATGGAATAAATTTCGTGTGTTCTATTAATTCTCAAGTGaagagtttttaaaaaaatttccaGAAGATCCCATCAAAGTCAAATGCCTGAGGGAAAAGTTTTTTTACTATCTACTCTAACTAGAGGGAATCTATAGCTACTGTATTAGGAATACATATTCTAGATGAGAGAGCACAAAGAACATTGAGCATTCAAGAAATTATTTTGAGCAAAGTTGATTGAAGCATAGTTGCACAAGTTGCTATGCAAATCATCAAATATATAGTATGTCACTTCAGAGAGAGAAGCAGTCAAAATCTGGTCACAAACTTTTTTCTATTCCTCCATCAAGAAGCGATCTGGAGAATCAAGGTGAAGTAAACTTATTTTATATTCAGGCATGAAATGATAAGATTTAGAACATTAAAAGTATTGTATATAGTGTGGTTGGATTGAGTGGGAGCTCAAACTAACTATTACTAAGTATATAGTACAGGTTTGGCAATACTAATACAGCTGAAAATAGCTTCATCAAGTTGGAGAATACCTAGAAAGTAATGTAACATTGACACTTATAACAGAAACTAAAATAAGGCAAATTTCTTACAGATTACTCACAGTgacagtacaaaaaaaacaattttatcTATACCAGATAGAGGATTAACATCATTTCAAGTTGAATTACAGTACAAAAAAACTTATTGCATCCTGGTAATATTGCAGGGACAAAATGAAgaacaaactaaaaaaaatctcactgctgttttcagtaccatggacagagGAAACATTAGGCAGTTGTTGTAATAGAGGTTTCAATTCC harbors:
- the LOC118405302 gene encoding uncharacterized protein LOC118405302 — encoded protein: MVCHFQKLGLQSVPAVHSKTSLPQTWHVPSRTEGLTPKPVDSLNISKVKPVQQPTKRRRVSEGLVPKVYCPVPTPIPWAPFTASLLEQLQSIKSNAQITKVLPQSQNTPTVSTKFGPVPLGSPISYQQRLELKDGDIIKHPSHPTFPTFALPPLESTFSYVLRQAEQEMFLGLHVTEEQALEVEVNTREQSHSKLWHDVRKNRITSSVFKQVCSRQGDHDSLALRLLTSKGIQTSAMKFGIEHEPEAAKLYSEVTGNNVYLSGFVINPSAPHLGASPDRKVYDPNSETPHGLLEIKCPDKDSFYSCPYLKKQNNGTYKLKSTHSYYYQVMGQMGLTGEKWCDFLVKCRDDYHLERIAFNEDLWCSMKTALDSFFFLFHLPQMCKN